A window from Candidatus Woesearchaeota archaeon encodes these proteins:
- the psmA gene encoding archaeal proteasome endopeptidase complex subunit alpha, with protein MQPMNHQMMGYDRAITMFSPDGRLLQVEYAKKTVKQGSTAIGMICNDGVLLVTDKRIVDPLVVADAVEKIFQIDAHVGATASGILSDARVLVERAQLKAQQHRVTYDSPIDILSIVKNMCDLKQICTQSGGLRPFGVSLLVAGIDPTGKPKLFETDPTGTFWEYYAVTIGEGEEGIQEILHKDYKKTLSVEQGLQLAIKAMKKVLDDNFNSDRLDAAFIKIADRKFTKFTKKELEKVLKIK; from the coding sequence ATGCAACCAATGAATCATCAAATGATGGGATATGATCGTGCGATTACCATGTTCAGTCCTGACGGACGTTTACTCCAAGTAGAGTATGCTAAAAAAACAGTTAAACAAGGAAGTACTGCTATTGGTATGATTTGTAATGATGGGGTTTTACTAGTTACTGATAAAAGAATAGTTGATCCTTTAGTTGTAGCAGATGCTGTTGAAAAAATATTTCAAATTGATGCACACGTTGGTGCTACTGCGTCTGGAATTCTTTCTGATGCAAGAGTTTTAGTTGAAAGAGCTCAACTTAAAGCACAACAACACAGAGTAACTTATGATTCTCCAATTGATATTCTTTCAATTGTTAAAAACATGTGTGACTTAAAACAAATCTGTACTCAAAGTGGAGGATTAAGACCTTTTGGTGTTTCTCTTCTTGTTGCAGGAATTGATCCTACTGGAAAACCAAAATTATTCGAAACAGATCCTACAGGAACTTTTTGGGAATATTATGCAGTAACAATTGGTGAAGGAGAAGAAGGAATTCAAGAAATTCTACATAAAGATTACAAAAAAACACTTTCTGTTGAACAAGGCTTACAATTAGCAATTAAAGCTATGAAAAAAGTCCTTGACGATAATTTTAATTCAGATCGTCTTGATGCAGCATTTATTAAAATCGCTGATAGAAAGTTTACAAAGTTTACTAAAAAAGAACTTGAAAAAGTTCTTAAAATAAAATAA
- a CDS encoding ribosome assembly factor SBDS, producing the protein MSGGRPISCDKERVSFNLARLRKGGETFEIVIDADLAIAYKYDKTGDIKEVLKGEQIFADAKKGELASETAMNSIFNSREPLKVAEIILSTGEIQLTQEHREKLREIKRRRIVEMIRRDAIDPKSKLPHPAVRIENAMEEAKVKIDEFKRAEEQVEDIVKKLRVIIPIKFAKLVLKIHVPPQFAHQSFGTLKNFGSLLQTVWGSDGSLVVKLEIPAGLQEELLDKLNNSTHGSITVDIVDENNSN; encoded by the coding sequence ATGAGTGGTGGAAGACCAATAAGTTGTGATAAAGAACGTGTTTCGTTCAACCTAGCAAGATTAAGAAAAGGTGGAGAAACATTTGAAATTGTTATTGATGCTGATTTAGCTATTGCATACAAATATGATAAAACCGGCGACATTAAAGAAGTTTTAAAAGGAGAACAAATTTTTGCAGACGCAAAAAAAGGTGAACTAGCATCAGAAACTGCTATGAATTCAATATTTAATTCTCGTGAACCATTAAAAGTTGCAGAGATAATTCTAAGTACTGGAGAAATACAATTAACTCAAGAACATAGAGAAAAACTTAGAGAAATAAAAAGAAGAAGAATTGTTGAAATGATTCGTAGAGATGCAATTGATCCTAAATCAAAATTACCTCATCCCGCAGTAAGAATAGAAAATGCTATGGAAGAGGCAAAAGTTAAGATCGACGAATTTAAACGTGCAGAGGAACAAGTTGAAGATATTGTTAAGAAACTTAGAGTAATCATTCCGATTAAGTTTGCTAAATTAGTTCTTAAAATTCATGTTCCACCACAATTTGCACATCAAAGTTTCGGAACTTTGAAAAATTTTGGATCATTACTTCAAACAGTTTGGGGTAGTGATGGAAGTCTTGTTGTGAAGTTAGAAATTCCAGCAGGGCTTCAAGAAGAGTTATTAGATAAACTAAATAACTCAACTCATGGTTCAATAACCGTGGATATTGTTGATGAAAACAATTCCAACTAA
- a CDS encoding RNA-binding protein, producing the protein MSELLIQDKTVVVPGEVLANGMDYLPSFGTYRENDRIFAGRLGLLNIDGKVLKILPLSGKYLPKKGDTIIACTTEILMNGWRVDTNSAYEAVLTVKEASSDFIERGADLTKYFDIGDYMMTKVVNVTSQNLVDISMRGPGLRKLTGGRFIKVNTHKVPRIIGKQGSMVTLVKQFTNCRILVGQNGVVWIKGDDPSDELLAVTTMKKIEKEAHLPGLTDRVKEYLEGLRPDRKNV; encoded by the coding sequence ATGAGTGAATTATTAATTCAAGACAAAACAGTGGTTGTTCCCGGCGAAGTATTAGCTAATGGGATGGATTACCTTCCTTCCTTTGGAACATACCGAGAAAACGATAGAATTTTTGCAGGTAGATTAGGACTTCTAAATATTGATGGAAAAGTTCTAAAAATTCTCCCTTTAAGCGGTAAATACTTACCAAAAAAAGGAGATACAATTATTGCTTGCACAACTGAAATCCTAATGAATGGATGGAGAGTTGACACAAATAGTGCATATGAAGCAGTATTAACAGTTAAAGAAGCATCATCTGACTTTATTGAAAGAGGAGCAGATTTAACAAAATATTTTGACATTGGAGATTACATGATGACTAAAGTTGTTAACGTAACTTCACAAAATTTAGTTGATATTTCTATGAGAGGCCCTGGTTTAAGAAAACTTACTGGTGGACGTTTCATTAAAGTAAATACTCACAAAGTACCAAGAATTATTGGTAAACAAGGTTCAATGGTAACTTTAGTTAAACAATTTACTAATTGTAGAATACTAGTTGGACAAAACGGAGTAGTTTGGATTAAAGGAGACGATCCTAGCGACGAATTACTTGCAGTAACAACTATGAAGAAGATTGAGAAAGAAGCTCATCTTCCTGGTTTAACTGATCGTGTCAAAGAATACTTAGAAGGTTTAAGACCTGACAGAAAAAACGTATAA
- a CDS encoding exosome complex exonuclease Rrp41 — protein MVALKRIDGRKDSEDIRPMEAKAGVIPRADGSGWFKIGKTEAYAAVYGPRSLFPKFLQDPEKGVLRCNYNMMPFSGSGDRVRPGPSRRSKEISMVTKNALLPVIDLSEFPNSVVDVFIELPQTDAGSRCAGICAAAIALADAGIAMKDLVAAVAVGKVGDDLVVDLDYAEEAFEGGATDMAIAYTNISKELTLFQMDGSVTKDEVAKVLEMGKGACDKINAIQKAALKKRFECTEKNCSAKKVAKKAEPKTEKPKVEAPVTEPNAKTDDLGGEAQ, from the coding sequence ATGGTAGCATTAAAAAGAATTGATGGAAGAAAAGATTCCGAAGATATCCGACCAATGGAAGCAAAAGCAGGAGTAATTCCTCGAGCTGATGGTTCCGGATGGTTTAAGATTGGAAAAACTGAAGCATACGCAGCAGTTTATGGTCCAAGATCATTATTTCCCAAATTTCTACAAGATCCAGAAAAAGGAGTATTAAGATGTAATTATAACATGATGCCATTTTCAGGAAGTGGAGACAGAGTAAGACCTGGTCCTAGTAGAAGAAGTAAAGAAATTTCAATGGTTACAAAAAACGCTCTACTCCCAGTAATTGATTTGAGTGAATTTCCTAACTCTGTTGTTGATGTTTTTATTGAACTTCCTCAGACAGATGCAGGTAGTCGTTGTGCAGGAATTTGTGCAGCAGCAATTGCTCTTGCAGATGCGGGAATTGCAATGAAAGATTTAGTTGCAGCAGTAGCAGTGGGTAAAGTTGGGGATGATTTAGTTGTAGATCTAGATTATGCTGAAGAAGCATTTGAAGGTGGCGCAACAGACATGGCAATAGCTTATACCAATATTTCTAAAGAACTTACTTTATTCCAAATGGACGGTTCCGTTACAAAAGATGAAGTAGCAAAAGTTTTAGAAATGGGTAAAGGAGCTTGCGATAAAATTAATGCAATTCAAAAAGCAGCACTTAAGAAAAGATTTGAGTGTACTGAAAAAAATTGCAGTGCAAAAAAAGTTGCTAAAAAAGCAGAACCAAAAACTGAAAAACCAAAAGTTGAGGCACCTGTAACTGAGCCAAATGCAAAAACCGATGATTTAGGAGGTGAAGCACAATGA
- a CDS encoding exosome complex protein Rrp42, whose protein sequence is MNGELRQEVRKLLQQDTRLDGRKHNETRPISIEFGVTRNAEGSAKVTIGETVVISGVKMEVMKPYPDTPNKGSMMVNCELYPMSSPEFQSGPPDIHSIELARITDRGIRESEAIDFKKWCIVEGEKSWMSIVDVCTINDSGNLYDAVALAAMAALLDAKYPGFDGEKIDYKTKTDEKLPIDKIPVTVTVFKYGDNILVDPAFQEEKVYDSRLTVSILEDDSICSFQKGGAGAVSTEELLSMIDLAIVTSKQYRKLLPKV, encoded by the coding sequence ATGAATGGTGAATTAAGACAAGAAGTAAGAAAGTTATTACAACAGGATACTAGACTTGATGGTCGTAAACATAACGAAACAAGACCTATAAGTATTGAATTCGGAGTTACAAGAAACGCTGAAGGAAGTGCTAAAGTAACAATTGGGGAAACAGTAGTAATATCTGGTGTAAAAATGGAAGTTATGAAACCTTATCCTGACACACCTAATAAAGGTAGTATGATGGTTAATTGTGAATTATATCCTATGTCAAGTCCAGAGTTTCAATCAGGACCTCCTGACATTCATTCAATTGAACTTGCTAGAATTACTGATCGAGGAATTCGTGAAAGTGAAGCTATTGATTTCAAAAAATGGTGTATTGTCGAAGGTGAAAAATCTTGGATGTCAATAGTTGATGTATGTACTATTAATGATTCAGGAAATTTATATGACGCAGTAGCACTTGCTGCAATGGCAGCTTTGCTTGACGCAAAATATCCTGGATTTGATGGTGAAAAGATCGATTATAAAACAAAAACTGATGAGAAACTTCCAATTGATAAGATTCCAGTAACAGTTACTGTTTTTAAGTATGGAGATAATATTCTTGTGGATCCAGCATTCCAAGAAGAAAAAGTTTATGATTCCAGACTTACAGTTAGTATTTTAGAAGATGATTCTATCTGTTCTTTCCAAAAAGGCGGAGCAGGAGCAGTTTCAACTGAAGAATTACTAAGTATGATCGATCTAGCAATAGTAACATCAAAACAGTATAGAAAATTATTGCCTAAAGTTTAA
- a CDS encoding DNA-directed RNA polymerase subunit K has translation MERKHVKVELTEKITRFEKARVLGSRALQIAMGAPFLIKLTQEDLEKIKYDPIEIAKIELDKGLIPMTILRPLPSTVKEEKKK, from the coding sequence ATGGAAAGAAAACATGTTAAAGTTGAATTAACTGAAAAAATCACTCGTTTTGAAAAAGCGAGAGTTTTAGGAAGTAGAGCTTTACAAATTGCTATGGGTGCTCCTTTTTTAATTAAATTAACGCAAGAAGATCTTGAAAAAATCAAATACGATCCAATCGAGATTGCAAAGATTGAACTTGATAAAGGTTTAATTCCTATGACAATTTTAAGACCATTACCTTCTACAGTTAAAGAAGAGAAGAAAAAATAA
- a CDS encoding TVP38/TMEM64 family protein — MKKTKYLWYALTILPIILIVLGYIFPSSFFSSQESIRSFVLSFGYLAPVVFIVLQILQVIITPFSHYAVSIAGGFIFGTWAGFIYNWIGRVIGTIIAFYLGKKYGRKILEKIVKTKTIKKYDFYFEKCKSLLFLAYFLPLFPDDELSYLAGMSKLNAKLFIPLIMLGHVSGSLALAYLGNGIKSVKEPLFIILSVLTLAAGLAFVYFMRKTNKKKK, encoded by the coding sequence ATGAAAAAAACAAAATATTTATGGTACGCATTAACAATACTCCCAATCATTTTAATTGTATTGGGTTATATTTTTCCTTCTTCATTTTTTTCTAGCCAAGAATCAATTCGTTCTTTTGTTTTATCTTTTGGTTACTTAGCGCCTGTAGTTTTTATTGTTTTACAAATCTTACAAGTAATTATTACCCCATTCAGCCATTATGCAGTATCAATTGCAGGAGGATTCATCTTTGGAACTTGGGCAGGATTCATATACAATTGGATAGGACGAGTTATTGGAACCATCATTGCATTTTATTTGGGCAAAAAATATGGTAGAAAAATATTAGAAAAAATTGTCAAGACTAAAACAATTAAAAAATATGATTTTTATTTTGAAAAATGTAAATCATTATTATTTTTAGCTTATTTTTTACCGCTATTTCCTGATGATGAATTATCTTATTTAGCAGGAATGTCAAAACTAAATGCTAAATTATTTATTCCCTTAATTATGCTAGGGCATGTGAGTGGAAGTTTAGCATTAGCATATTTAGGCAACGGAATTAAATCAGTTAAAGAACCATTATTTATTATTTTATCAGTTTTAACTTTAGCTGCAGGTTTGGCATTTGTTTATTTTATGAGAAAAACAAATAAAAAAAAGAAATAA
- a CDS encoding alanyl-tRNA editing protein, with the protein MTELLYLKDSYAKEFEATIVSVEGKFIILDKTLFYPQSGGQPTDIGTIKLLEAVEDCDCESTDGATDIRVVFAKKMGGNVSHELETEDHGLKQGDLIKGIIDWDTRYLHMRYHTACHLLSTIVHNATGALITGNQIGVLKSRVDFDLENFDREQIKSYEEKTNELITRELDVKCRELPREEAFQIPSVLKLKNVLPPSIEIIRIVDVSSSIDRGNSVDIQACGGTHIKNTKEIGLIEIIKAENKGKNNRRIVFKLKD; encoded by the coding sequence ATGACTGAATTATTATACTTAAAAGATTCATACGCAAAAGAATTTGAGGCAACCATTGTAAGTGTGGAAGGTAAATTTATTATTCTTGATAAAACCTTATTTTATCCTCAAAGTGGGGGGCAACCAACAGATATTGGTACAATTAAATTACTCGAAGCAGTAGAAGATTGTGATTGTGAAAGTACTGATGGTGCAACTGATATTCGCGTAGTATTTGCAAAAAAAATGGGGGGAAATGTTAGTCATGAACTAGAAACTGAAGATCATGGACTTAAACAAGGAGATTTAATTAAAGGAATAATTGATTGGGATACTCGATATTTACATATGAGATATCATACGGCATGTCATTTACTTAGCACAATAGTTCATAACGCAACAGGAGCACTAATTACGGGAAATCAAATTGGAGTATTAAAATCAAGAGTTGACTTTGATTTAGAAAACTTTGATCGCGAACAAATTAAATCATATGAAGAAAAAACAAATGAATTAATTACTAGAGAACTTGATGTTAAATGCAGGGAATTACCTCGAGAAGAAGCATTTCAAATACCTTCTGTTCTTAAGTTAAAAAATGTGTTACCTCCATCAATTGAAATTATAAGAATTGTTGATGTTAGTTCAAGTATTGATCGTGGCAATTCTGTAGATATTCAAGCTTGCGGTGGAACACACATCAAAAACACAAAAGAAATTGGGCTAATAGAAATTATAAAAGCTGAAAATAAAGGAAAAAATAATAGAAGAATTGTATTCAAACTTAAAGATTAA